Within Mariprofundus sp. NF, the genomic segment TCGGTGGCATTGGAGACCAGCGGCCGCGTATCGGCGTAACCGGTTGCATGCAATCGCTCCGGAGGAATGCCGAGTGAGATCAGGGTTTCAACTACCGATGAGGCACGTGCAGAGGAGAGCTCCCAGTTGGATTTGTAGCGACCACTGCGCATCGGGATATTATCGGTATGGCCTGCCACCTCAACCTTGCCGGTATAGTTGTGCAGTACTTTGGCGAGATTCTTCAGTGGAACTCTCGCCGCCTCATTAACATGGGCCTGACCTGCGGCAAAGAGCAGGCTGGCATCCATCTGCAGGCGGATCTGACCCGGTGACATTTTAAAGTCCATGACACCACCAAGCGAGTTGCTACCAAGGATTTGAGAAAGCTTCTCCTCCTGTCCCTGGCGTTGGCCCTGCCTCTGAATGGTGGCGCTCTCGGATACCGGAGCGCCCTCAGTGGCTGTCTTCTGCGGTGAGGAGGGGGCCTGCATTTTCATGCCTGCTTTGGCGTGGCTCATGGAACCTAAAATAATGAACAGCGCCAGCAGCAGTGTCATCAGATCGAGATAGGCGACCATCCAGCTGTCATGGGTGATATCCGCTCCATCATCATCGAACTGATCGCCAGGATCGCTGAGTATATTACTGCGAATCGACTCCATTTTAGAGCCTGAAGGTGATTTTTTACCTGTTGGATTAGCGTTCATTAGAAGTCATCGTCCTGAGCGCTGCTGCTCTTTGTGCCCCGTTTACTCGGGGCTCGAAGCTCATCATTAAAGGCACTGCTGTTACCTTTAAGCTCATCACTGTACTGAGCGGAGAAGGATTTCAGTGTCTCACGAATAAACACCGGACTGCGGTTACCTGCCAGCATGATGGTTCCCTCAACAATCATACGCATGATCATGGCCCGTTTTTCTGTACGCCGTTCAAGTTTGATGGCAATCGGTTTGAAAATAAGGTTGGAGAGCACAAGACCGTAAAGGGTGGTCATCAGGGCGACAGCCATATTGTGGCCGACATTGAGAAGGTCGGGGCCGTTGACGGTGTAGAGCATATTTACCATGCCGACCAGCGTACCGAACATGCCGAAGGCGGGGGCGTAAACACTCATAGTATGGAAAATCTGCGCCTCAGCACGCTCCTGCTCCCTTAAACGTTTGATGCGCCACTGCAGAATATTGACAATCTCATCGGCAGGGGTGTTATCGATCACCAGCTGAATCGAGGTTCTCAGAAACGGATTGGCGATGCGTTCAAGCTGATCCTCGATACGGGCCAGATCACCGTGGCGGCGCAGGCGTGCAGCATGGGCGATTTCAGAGATGTCATCACGAACAGAGTACTGGGTGTTGCGGAAGACATGTCCTAATACCCGCCAGACTTTACCAAGCTCCTGTGTCGGAAAACTGACAAGTGTGGCGGCAAGGGTGCCTCCGATCACGACCAGCAGGCCGGGCAGATTGATGTAAACGTTAGGCTCAACCGCAGAGAGGAAGATCGAGACCACAATCAGGCCGATGCCGACCAGAATTCCTGCAATAGTAGATAGATCCATAACGATCTCCTTGGCAAAAGTGTCTGTAGATATTGAATAGTAAAATCTACAGGTAAATAAGCAATAATGCGGCCAATGTCGTTGTCAGAAAAACTCTTATATGGGAGCCGGCTCTGTTTGGCAGATAAAATGCTAGTAAAAAGGGATTGATGAACCATAGTCTCTCTACACTGTGGATAGGAAAGGGGAAGTTTATGTCATTGCGTTGGGGTTGGAGTCTGCTGACATTGGTTATGGTTGCGGTGGTGGCTGTAACCATGATGTTAAGTATTACCGATATCGAGAAGAAGGCGTGGAAGGCCAGTGAGCAGGAGCAGGCTGAACTGCTTATTTCACTGCTTTCCGATGAGTTGAAGATGCCGATGTTGGCTGGCAGTAAGACCGAGGTTGAAACCCTGATAGGCATGTTTATCCATCAGGTTCCGGGTGCAACAATATATCTACATTGGGCATCCGGTGATTCACAAACATTCGGTGATGGTTTTATCCCAGATCAGATCAATGGACTGGAAAAACTTGATGCTCAACCCAAATTGATTCGTGGTCTGGATAAGTGGTATGGGATGGGGGTGAAATACAATACCGCCCAGATGGGTTCAATTGCGATGTATGTGCCCGGCAAAGCCTGGGATGTTTATGATGCGGAGATCAAGCTCAGGGTGGCGATGGTGGCCGCTGTGATTGCGCTTCTGGCCGCACTGCTGGTCTATATGCGAACTGGCCGCATTGTGAATTACCTGCGCATGCTGGCCAGAGCGAGCAAACGGGTCGGCGGTGGTGATTTTTCCGTACATGTGCCGATACAGAGTCAGAATGAGTTCGGCAAAACCTTTCATCATTTTAATCAGATGGTTTCCAGTCTGGAGCGTCGTGAAAAGATTCATGATATGTATGGCGAGTACCAGCGCCCGCAGGCCGTTGCCGATGAGTTCGACAGAAATGCCCAGAAGTCTGAAAAGTCACGCGAAGTGACCGTTCTCTCTATTGATATGGTCGCGTTTAACCGTTATCTGAAACGGGTTGATCAGGAGGAGGCGCTCTCCACGCTGAATCGCTCTTTTGCACTATTTCAGTTTATCGCTCATGAGTTCGGTGGTCATATCGATAGTGTCTCTGGTGATGCCATGATCGCAGTCTTTAATCATCCATTCGAGTTGAAAAATCACGAGAATCAGGCAGTTAAAGCTGCCATCGCCATCATTGAAGCCAGTCACCGGCTTGAGATTAACCGCCCTGATGGCGGTGCGGTTGAGTTCAGGGTAGGACTTGCCATTGGTGAGGTGATTATCGGCCATCTTGGTGTAGGACGTCGTAAATCACTGACCATTCTTGGTGAGCCGATTTCACTGGCCTCACAGATGGCCAAAGTGGGGGATGCCACTGCGGTAACTGCACCTTATGGCACGATGCTTTCGCTCGGCCACGGTTTTAAGCAGAAAGAGTTGGGTATGCGAACCCTTGCCAGTGGCGAAGAGGCGCGTTGCATTACCATCCTGCCGGGCGAAGCCTATGTTGAGCAGGAGGTGGAAGAGGCTGTGAACAAGGCATTTATGCGCATTGAACCGGGCAACTTCTACGATGATGACGATGAGGGGTGGTAAGGTTCGTCGTTAACAGAACCCACACTTATAGTTAACTCTCACTACCTGAAGTTCTGGCGCGGACAATCGTGCATTTGCAGTAGTTAGGGCCACTCTCCATGATCTCGCGGATCTTGAAATGAATGTTCTCATCGCCGTTTCTGATGGCGAAGACCATATTGCGATAGACACGGTTTTCCGGGAACCATGCCGTAAGTGAGCCTTGATCCGGTGCGATAAGCAGTGGCCAGCTGCGTTTGGCATTCATCGCTTCACTACCACTCTCAATGCTGGCCTGCACTACTTTTACCGGTATCCTGAACAGTTCAATGCCAAGCCTCTGCTCTCCACTCCGGCTCAGTTTTATCCAGCGCACAAAACCAATCTTTGGTTGATCGCTATCGGGAAACCAACTGATGCCGACCAAAGAACCGACTACATCAGTTAGCTTTTCATCGCTATTGAGCCGTTCAACACAGATTCCTGACGTTTCACTGTCGATGAGACGCCACTGAAGATCTGAACTGTTTGTATCGGATTGTTGGGGTCTATTTTGAACTGTAGCAAGAAAGGATTTCGTACTCGCCCATTCAAATATGACATGGGTGTTGGGGCAGTTGCTGCGTTGTTGGCGTTGCGGATGGGTGGTTAAAGCATCGAGCATGGCATGGCCACCAATTTGGGTTGTCAGCATCGCCTCCTCGGTATGCAACTCGTTGCGCTGCTGATCCCGATTCTCATGCAGTGAATCAATATGTGTGACCGCTGTGTTCAGGCGTTGGATCAGGCTATCGACTGGAATGATGAGCGCATCAAAGGGGAGTGAGCCGTGAATCTCTTGCATGAATTTCGGAGGATCGTTGGGTCGACTCATATTGGTGAGCAGGCAGGTAATACCAGCAGATGCTGGAAGTTGTGTCTGTTGCGGGCAGTAGTGGGCTTGCAGCTTGTTTATGTGGTACTCCATCTCCCTTGTAATCATATGCTGCTGTTCAACTGTTTTACTGAAAAAATCGATCGCTCGAAGCAGTTCATGCCTGCATATGGCGGTGATCAATAATTGGGCTTTGGGCTTGAGCTGTTCATCCAGAGAGGCAGCAACATCCAGGCCTAATCGGGCCAGTTCAAAGAATTGGCGCGTGGCGATCACCGGCGTTGCCCGGTACTGCTCAAGGGTGAGTTGCAGAATCTTGACTGCCAGTTCAACGCTGTTACCAACCATCTCAACCAGTGGCGCATAATAACGACTCTCTTTGCGAGCCTCTGACTGCACCATGTCGATAGCGATTTTGTGTGCGTTAAGAACTGCCGCAGTCATCTCACCATCGAAGAGGTTCAGTTCCTGCTCAAAACGATTGAGTACCTTCAGGCGAAAAGAGATGGGGATCAGGGGGTTGGCATTGAGGCGACCAAGGTAGCTCTTCATATTGGCGGTGAGCTGCCTGCGTTCAGCCTCTGAACTGTTGATGGCGTAGGCGTTAAGTTTCCCCTCGATATCTGTGAAGGGGAGGGTGATAGCATCGGTCAAAAGCTCGGTTTTACCGAGGCTCAAGCGTTGAGGGTGCAGGCGAAGTTCGGTATCGAGAGATAGTGGAATAGAACCTGGATCAGACATATTCATATCTCTCTGCAGATGCCGGTTTCAAAGCAGTTGTCGTTGAACCGGCCAGTCTGCATTAATTGCCGGTGCAGATGCGATCTACCAGCTCTTTAACCGTTGGGACGAATCCATTGGCATAGAACGGATCACTACCAAAGCGATAGGCGGCATGGCCTGCGAACATCAAATTATGGTCAGGGTTCTCACCGTGACCGATCTGCTGCAGCGTTTTCTGGATGCAGAAGCTGCGTGGATCAGCCTTGTGGCCGGTGGTGCCTTTTTCATTGGCAGCCCAGTTGCTGAACTTGCACTGCGAGAGGCAGCCCATGCAATCTAGCTGATCCTGACGAATCTCTTTGGCTTTTTCCGGTGTTACAAAAACCAGTGTCGAGTCAGGTGTAGCCAGCGCTTTACTGAAACCTTCGTTAATATATCCCTTGGCACGTTTGAGATCCTGACGGGTCAGGTAGACCTCTTTATTGCGAACGCCAAAGGTGAACAGCTCAGAGTGATCTCCGGCAGGGTGATCCACGAATGCGGTTTCACGATCGGAACGATCA encodes:
- a CDS encoding OmpA family protein, coding for MNANPTGKKSPSGSKMESIRSNILSDPGDQFDDDGADITHDSWMVAYLDLMTLLLALFIILGSMSHAKAGMKMQAPSSPQKTATEGAPVSESATIQRQGQRQGQEEKLSQILGSNSLGGVMDFKMSPGQIRLQMDASLLFAAGQAHVNEAARVPLKNLAKVLHNYTGKVEVAGHTDNIPMRSGRYKSNWELSSARASSVVETLISLGIPPERLHATGYADTRPLVSNATEQGRTINRRVEFVVEMGPEFLRVR
- a CDS encoding motility protein A, with the translated sequence MDLSTIAGILVGIGLIVVSIFLSAVEPNVYINLPGLLVVIGGTLAATLVSFPTQELGKVWRVLGHVFRNTQYSVRDDISEIAHAARLRRHGDLARIEDQLERIANPFLRTSIQLVIDNTPADEIVNILQWRIKRLREQERAEAQIFHTMSVYAPAFGMFGTLVGMVNMLYTVNGPDLLNVGHNMAVALMTTLYGLVLSNLIFKPIAIKLERRTEKRAMIMRMIVEGTIMLAGNRSPVFIRETLKSFSAQYSDELKGNSSAFNDELRAPSKRGTKSSSAQDDDF
- a CDS encoding adenylate/guanylate cyclase domain-containing protein, encoding MSLRWGWSLLTLVMVAVVAVTMMLSITDIEKKAWKASEQEQAELLISLLSDELKMPMLAGSKTEVETLIGMFIHQVPGATIYLHWASGDSQTFGDGFIPDQINGLEKLDAQPKLIRGLDKWYGMGVKYNTAQMGSIAMYVPGKAWDVYDAEIKLRVAMVAAVIALLAALLVYMRTGRIVNYLRMLARASKRVGGGDFSVHVPIQSQNEFGKTFHHFNQMVSSLERREKIHDMYGEYQRPQAVADEFDRNAQKSEKSREVTVLSIDMVAFNRYLKRVDQEEALSTLNRSFALFQFIAHEFGGHIDSVSGDAMIAVFNHPFELKNHENQAVKAAIAIIEASHRLEINRPDGGAVEFRVGLAIGEVIIGHLGVGRRKSLTILGEPISLASQMAKVGDATAVTAPYGTMLSLGHGFKQKELGMRTLASGEEARCITILPGEAYVEQEVEEAVNKAFMRIEPGNFYDDDDEGW